In one Brassica oleracea var. oleracea cultivar TO1000 chromosome C9, BOL, whole genome shotgun sequence genomic region, the following are encoded:
- the LOC106317244 gene encoding uncharacterized protein At2g34160-like: protein MAMEIATPIHAPVTSPASNLIISATTAVETQKKNRIQVSNTKKPLFFYVNLAKRYIQQHNEVELSALGMAITTVVTISEILKNNGLATEKKVLTSTVGIKDESKGKIVQKTKIEIVLAKSDKFDSLMTPAPEEEAVANMGEKPIETEAREGKKE from the exons ATGGCGATGGAAATAGCAACTCCGATTCATGCACCGGTTACATCTCCGGCCAGCAACCTCATCATATCAGCAACAACGGCCGTGGAAACTCAGAAAAAGAACAGGATTCAAGTTTCCAACACCAAGAAACCCTTATTCTTCTACGTTAACCTCGCCAAG CGGTACATTCAACAGCACAACGAGGTTGAGCTTTCTGCACTTGGTATGG CGATCACAACAGTGGTTACTATCTCAGAAATTTTGAAGAACAATGGACTTGCAACCGAGAAGA AAGTTCTGACATCGACAGTCGGAATAAAAGACGAGAGCAAAGGGAAGATAGTTCAGAAGACAAAG ATTGAGATTGTGTTGGCGAAATCAGACAAATTTGATTCTCTGATGACTCCAGCGCCGGAGGAGGAGGCGGTGGCGAATATGGGAGAGAAACCAATAGAAACTGAAGCTCGTGAAGGCAAGAAGGAGTGA
- the LOC106315838 gene encoding sec-independent protein translocase protein TATA, chloroplastic-like — protein sequence MATSVATLSSPPPVSLPLSSSRSSLFSNCFTVTTRPKTRSLVARIRPEQRRKALTCNALFGLGVPELAVIAGVAALLFGPKKLPEIGKSIGKTVKSFQQAAKEFESELKTEPEDSVAGSSPVAMSNKAEEKTEVLSSSKENV from the exons ATGGCGACATCTGTTGCGACTCTATCTTCTCCTCCACCAGTTTCTCTGCCTCTCTCGTCATCTCGCTCTTCCTTATTCTCCAACTGCTTCACAGTAACGACCCGACCAAAGACCCGTTCTCTGGTGGCCCGAATCCGACCGGAGCAGAGGAGAAAGGCACTCACTTGCAATGCCCTGTTTGGTCTCGGTGTCCCTGAGCTTGCCGTGATTGCTGGCGTCGCTGCGTTGCTTTTCGGACCCAAGAAGCTTCCTGAGATTGGTAAAAGTATTGGCAAGACCGTCAAAAGCTTTCAACAG GCTGCAAAGGAGTTTGAGTCTGAGCTTAAGACGGAGCCTGAAGATTCTGTTGCTGGCTCATCTCCGGTGGCAATGAGCAACAAGGCAGAGGAGAAAACTGAGGTTTTGTCAAGCTCCAAGGAGAATGTATGA
- the LOC106313680 gene encoding uncharacterized protein LOC106313680 codes for MSNAGVTIFDGAVLRSIDLNLPELEHGVTGAQLLEISESKVSESLSGLSLPPHIKDAAISRVSAGDGVSFRITEFNREQASEKLGVFVSAVADALTDTPVVVSILDGSTLKLILEDEDDFAMLAENLFTDLDEEDKGKLPKRQIRKALSLMGAEMGVPPLSDFPILENIIKKHDADGDEELGQAQFAELLQPILQEIADVLHDKPITIVQNVEIFNGSKLRKILADEKTLECLVEKMVKDNQGRADLIKNLMIENGKELGLPPLSSENESVALLYETIQSQLTKRDKETSEASAEEEFMDALKDILGRFAELLESTPVYSATTL; via the exons ATGTCGAACGCGGGAGTGACGATCTTCGACGGTGCGGTGCTCAGATCCATCGATCTCAACCTTCCGGAGCTCGAGCACGGCGTCACCGGAGCTCAGCTTCTCGAAATCTCCGAATCCAAGGTCTCTGAATCTCTCTCGGGGCTCTCACTGCCGCCGCACATCAAAGACGCTGCGATCTCCCGAGTCTCCGCGGGAGATGGCGTCAGCTTCCGAATTACGGAGTTTAACCGTGAGCAAGCGAGTGAGAAACTCGGAGTCTTCGTCTCAGCCGTCGCCGATGCTCTTACAG ATACTCCAGTTGTGGTTTCAATTCTGGATGGGAGCACGTTGAAGCTGATTTTGGAAGATGAGGATGATTTTGCAATGTTGGCAGAGAATCTCTTCACTGATTTGGATGAAGAAGATAAAGGAAAGCTTCCCAAGAGACAGATTCGAAAAGCTCTTTCGCTCATGGGTGCTGAGATGGGTGTCCCTCCACTCTCAG ACTTTCCCATCTTAGAAAACATCATTAAGAAGCACGATGCTGATGGCGATGAAGAGCTAGGACAAGCACAGTTTGCAGAACTACTACAACCAATTCTACAAGAAATAGCAGACGTCCTTCATGATAAGCCAATCACCATCGTCCAGAACGTCGAGATATTCAATGGGTCAAAGCTTCGTAAG ATTCTAGCAGACGAGAAGACACTCGAGTGTCTCGTGGAGAAAATGGTGAAAGACAACCAAGGACGAGCAGATCTTATAAAGAACTTGATGATAGAGAACGGAAAGGAGTTGGGATTGCCTCCGTTATCATCAGAGAACGAATCAGTAGCTCTTCTCTACGAGACAATACAATCTCAGTTGACTAAGAGAGATAAAGAAACCTCTGAAGCATCCGCAGAAGAGGAGTTTATGGATGCTTTAAAAGATATACTCGGGAGATTTGCGGAGTTGCTCGAATCCACGCCGGTATATTCTGCGACCACTCTCTAG